CATGGTTGTAGACGCGGCGATTTGAGCATTGCCTGGTTAGTGTCCACGGAATCAGCCGGGCGCCGGTGGACATATAGGAAACCGGATTTAGCAAGTCCGACTATAGATGCACTAGGGGCAGTGAAATGTCTGACAGTGTCGTGTGTCGTCTCCTCAAGTGACCGATAGAAAACGTGGATACTTTTTTCCCATACCATCCTCGTAAGGATAAGAAAACGTGGTTACTTTCTGGTGAGAAACATCGATGAGGTTGGTATGCCGTCCGGTGTAGCAGTACTCAACAAACCTTATTATCAGTCCTAATATTCTTTAGATCTCCTTTCTAAAAAGAAATTATACCGATTTTTCTGAAGCAAGCATATGTTGGGGTCGAACCCTACTCTCGTTGCTGGACCAAGGTAGACGAAGCAATAGGCTAGTTGTTTTTATCTGGCGACAAACGCCCCAGCGCTCAAACGCCTTGTCTTTTATAAAGGTGGACAGACCACGCACTCGATCAGTTCACAACGGAAAAGATTGGAAAAGGTCCAAAATAAACCTCGAACTCGTAGATGAAATCTAAATCGAAACCTGAACTTtcaatccctgaaatcagcacaccgAACTCTTCAATCCCGGTCTATTTTGAACCTTGAGAGCGTTTCCAAACAGGGATTGTTGACGTGACGGGCTGGATCCCGGGATTGTTGACTGTGCACACGACTGGGCCGGTCCAATAGGCGCGAAGcgagtttttcttttttgtttagtcttttttatttcttttctgtaatACACGACGTGTAATAATAAAAGGACGTGACTAACGTCCTAACGTACGGAATTTAAGGGAGATATCCGAACGATCCTTCTTATCTCCCTCCCGTGACCTTTCATGCATGCGTGCATCCTTTTATGTGTGTTTCCATCAATCCTTGTTTAATTAGAACCTAATTACATGTATGCAGTAAAAAACAAAACTAATGATGTCAGCAGATTCTTTTTCAAGACtcaaaattcaaaatgttttgtagctcaaaccatcGGCCGAATTGAAAAACTATCTTCATAAAAGATTCGTCGCGACgagaccttcgaaactagatcccatgttggtatgtttcgaCGACTTTTTTTCCGGTAAAATGTTACCACGCATGTGCTAGGTAAGTTATCACGACTGTGACACATAGTTACCAAGCTATTTTTCATAAGAAAAACCGGGCATAAAAAGATGGCCTTCCAACTTTTCTTCTCATGTGTATATGCACTAGATGACAAAACTATGATGTCATCCTAGATTCTCCCTATTTCGAAACTTCAAAATGTATTGTAGCTCAAACCGTGGCTTTGATCGAAAAactgttttcacataaaagattcgtcAGGACGAGATCTTAGAAATcagatcccatgttggtatgttcCGACGACTTTTTCAGATAAAAAATTACCACGCATGTGCTACGCAAGTTATCATGCTAGTTGAGCGTAAATTATCGTGTTGTTTACATAGAAATTACCGAGGTATAAAAAATGGTTTCTTCGACCTTCTCCCCACATGCACATGCACGCGCCCTAGAGAACGAAAAATGCTAATGGCATGGAGGATTCcaccaaaattttaaaaaattaaaataTTTTGTAACTCAAATAGCCGCTTTGATAAAAAAACCATTCTCACATAAAAAATCATTGCGACAAggtcttcgaaactagatctcaagTTGATGTGTTTTGACAACTTCTTTCGGTCAAAAGGTCATCAGGCGTAGACTAACTAAGTTATCAACTCTGTTGTGTGTATATTACCATATGCTATTCACACACAAATTACCGAAGGGTGTTTTTCAACAAGTCCCTCCCCCTCCCGGTCAAAAGTTATCACACCTGGATTAAGTAAGTTATCAACTTAGTTGTGCGTATATTTTCAATAACTTTTTTCATGGGTCAAAAATATCGTcgtgtttgtacataagttatcaggtccgggAGCCAGTGTTACCAATGTTATTTACAGAGTATGTTTTTCAATAACTTTTTTCCACGAGTCAAAAGTTACCGTggtgtttgtacataagttatcaggtccggTAGCCTGTGTTACCATGTTATTTATAGAGTATGTTTTCAATAACTTTTTTCACAGGTCAtaagttatcgtggtgtttgtacctGAGTTATCAGGTCCGGAAGCATATATTATCACGCTTTTACACAAAAGTTATCGGTGGTGTGTTTTCGACAACTTTTTTCCACGAGTCAAAGTTATTGTGGTGTTTGTATCTAAGTTATCAGGTCCGGAAgcctatattatcatgctatttacacaaaaagCTATTGGTTGTATGTTTTTAATATCTTTTTCTCCGGGTCAAAATTATCGTAGTGTTTATACCTGAGTTATCAGGTCCGAGggcgtatattaccatgctattactTAGATGTTATCAGCGGTATGTATTaatttcaacaacttttttccacGGGTCAAAGTTATCATGGTGTTCGTACCTAAATTATCAGTTTAGGGGCGTATCTTACCATGCTATTACTTCGAAGTTATCGGTGAtgtgttttcaacaactttttctcACGGGTCAAAATTATCATGGTGTTTGCATCTAAATTATCAGGTCCGGCAGCCTATactatcatgttatttacacaataGTTGCTGAGGAATGTTTTCAACGATTTTTTGTAAACCAAATAATGGGTAAGTCGGTGTACAATAATCATGTTTCTATAACATATACAACTTGGTAACTGTAAAAATAACCATGTTGATAACTACAACCCGGTGACTACATAATTGTTATGTTGGAACTACATATAGTCTTCCCTCCTACGATGACCCCTCTCTCACCAAATTACTACGAAGATTTGCTTGGATTCTACCATGACACGACGCACCACCTTCCCTTTGCCAACATGTCCCACCTGTCCAAGGGCATCTCATGTAGAATCCTCTTTGATCCCACCACCAATGTCGTTCTCGGCGTCATCAGAGTGCTCGCAGGGATGCCTACTTCCATCAAGAAGTGAACCACAAATGATTCATGAGTGGAAGAAAAACCGAAAATGCATTCTCTATAGAAATACAACAAAATCCAAGTATTACCAATtcctaacagaaaaaaaaatcaaatggaGGGCTGCACCATAGCCGTGGCCTACTCGCGGTCATCAAATATCTACAGAATTAGCCCACTTCTAAACAAAACATCTGGTTGGCTGAGATGGTCACCAACTATAGTCAAAGTCAGTAGCGAGGCTGCAGTTGCGGGGTTTGAATCCTGTTGCTGctacttttttgaaaaaaatgagtCAATGTCGCGGGATTTAGAATGTACGCGTGCGGGAATCGTACGTGCCTATCCCTAACGACCAGTCAACAGGAACTTAGCTTTCTCGATAATAAAAATAGCCAAAAAATAGTCAACAGTTGATTGCACAGGGACGGCCCACTACGTGATGAAGCGAGTTTTTTTTTCGTTTATCATATCGCGCGATGTATGAAAATACAAATTAAAAGACAACTATCGCGCGACGTataaaaatacaaagaaaaagaCAACCGGGAGAGAGTCGAACTTGCGATGCTGAACTCGTCGCGCAAGCCACCAGAATAAATGACTGCTATTGATTTATTGAGAGGCCCGAGGTATTTAATCACACCGCAAAGTCCAGATTAGCAAGAAACATTTTCAAGGACAAATAAATATCGAAAACGTAAACAATTTGTGAAAACGAATAACTTTTGAAAACAAAATCAATTTCAAAAAAGTGAACAGTTTTTTAAACATAATGCTTCTTGAAAAgatgggaacaaattttgaaaccagAACAAAATTTAAAATGCAAACACTTTCTGAAAAATTAAAAATGGCAGCAACTTTTGAAACTTGAGCAAATTTCTGAGAAAAATgttgaatactccctccgtaaataaaTATAGTGATCTAAGCACCTTTAtaattctttacagagggagtacttcttaAAAAATGGGAACACTTTTTGAAACACAATCATGTTTTGAAAAAAGTGGAAGTAATTTTAAAACCTGAAAAAAAGTCTGaacatttgattttttttaaatgggaGCAGCTTTTTAAACAAtgtaaaaactgtttgtatagtttgataaaatgtttattgtcatttcaaaaatgttaaacatTTGGCAAAATGTTACTATATACTCAAAAAGTGTTGTAAACATGTATTTTAAAATTTTTACataatgtatttaaaaaatgtcaaAAGTGCGTCAAAAAATGTTTCATGTGCATGTTAATGTATACaatatatttgaaaaatgtcgAAAGCTTAACAATGGCAGAGCGTGACAATGTACATAATGTATTTGAAAAACGAAATATAACAAGGGTAAAAAGCCGAAGAAAACCAATGAATATAAAGAAAAcgcgaagaaaaaaaaagaaaatgaaaaaaaaatgaaaacccaTAGTAGAGCGGGCGCGCAAGCTACTgctctaatgggccggcccaatctaACTTGCCACGTCAGCGAATACCAGCGAAATACTCTCAAGGTTTAAAATACACCGGGATCGAAGAGTTTGGTGTGCTGATTTCAAAGATTGAAAGTTCAAGATTTGATTTAGTTTTCATCTATGAGTTTaaggtttattttagactttttTCGAAAGGATTTATGCGTGCATGCATACGCAACGCCACACCCTCCACTCTGGCGGGCTTGCCCGATCCGCACACCCGATACGCTCGTACACGTGCGGCACGGCCGGGCTCCAACGAATCGCAACAGCCCCTACTGCATGCAGCTCGTCCATGCTACATATGCGGCAAGCTGCAGACTGACTCCAATGCACGCATGCCCCACAACTCGGATCGCCACACGATCAACACACACGACGCACACACACGACGCACGCACACCTACGACCTGACCCGACTCCACGGATTTGACCTAACGCCACTATGCCGGTCTGCACTGTGTCGGACTCGACCTGACGCACACACGCCGGTCGCCATCGTGTATGGGTCACGGCTTATTCCCAACAGCATATGCATATGGTTGCTGAGTTAATAACTGAAAGCACGTGGGTTCATACTGTTGGCTAACATCAACCCGAGTTTGAAACATTTGGTGAATCTGTACTTGTAGTTTTTTTTCCTACTCGTAAATTTTTAGTTCTGGTCTGATGAGGTGATAATATCAGCCAGACGCCGTCGCCGCAAGGGTTGCCTGTTTAGCACCGGCACCAATAATTCTAGACATACAGGGCTTTACGGGGTTGTTACGGACGAGACAGTTTGTGATTCGTCAATAATCTCTTCGCCCCCCTGATGTGGGGGCCCGTCCCCCAACTAATAGCACGTCTCCAAATCACCTTCTCCGTAATCTTTTCTAAAAAAAGCCCGTATATGTAGCATTACTGCACTGGCACACATATCCACTCCGCTAGTTCCAAAAGACAAAACGGTAGGATGTCATGCCGCTACGGGAGTCCTCCTCACCGCGTCCTTCGAGTCAGCCCGGCGTCGCCACCCCCGGCAACACCATTGGCTTCGAGTCCACCGCATACTCGAGAGCCACATTCTCGCCATGTGGTTCAACGGTGACTGATTAGTCGAGCGGGATACTTCTCTACATGGTCTACGTTTCAGATATTGAGAGGGAAATGTCCTGTTTTTATGGGGCCTATATGCCTCTTTTCTACAAGCAATTTTTACATATAAGTATGGACTTCCGTGCCTGATTTAACCAGACCAAATTGGAGACCCCTGTTGGGTTTAGCAGTAGTTTCAAATTCCGATTGACTTTCTATGTTACATCAAAATGTGGACCGGCAACGCGTCCTCGATCAAAGCAAACAGACGACTGATGTTGATGCCTGCCGGATCAGAGGAGAGCTCGCTGACCTGGATCGATAGTTGATGACTGGCACATGTCTTGGAAGCATAAGAGAGAGAGGGGCTTTGATaactattccctccgtcccataatataagaacgtttttaacactagtgtggtgttaaaaacgttcttatattttgggacagagggagtattttccaGGACAAAACATGGTATAAACAAACATTGAAGCGAATGAGAAGAAGTGAGGGctacatattttttttctttatttcttctgcAGTGGGTGTTTCAGAATAAGAGCTAGTTTGCACTAACTATGTtaaataacaacaaactaaatctGTCACCGGAGCAAATCTTGGCGAAGTCACCTAAATGCAATGAAATCACTCATCTTCAAGTATGCAAAACTATCGAGGGTGCTCTGCAGATAATCTGAACTCAAGTTCCATGCTGTGTCGTCTGGTCGATCCCCCAGTGTTGCTTTCAACTTTTGTGGATGGAGATGCATTATCTGAAGTGTCCTCCCTAGACACACGTGTGCCTTCTAGTGTTAACTCCACTTGCCTCATAGTCGGACGATCCTCTCTAGTTAACTTTACACATGCAACCGCGATACTAGCAACTTTTTCGACCTCTTTGCCACCTTCCTCCATAACTTGCGGATCTAAGATCTGGAATAGTGCCGCTCCTTCAAACAAGGTAACAAAATGTGCAACCAGGCTCTCGTCATTTGAGGACAAATATGAAAATGGTTTCTTCCTGGTTAGCAGTTCCACAAGGACGACTCCAAAGCTGTAAACATCACTTTTCTCAGTTAATCGGCCTGTGTAAAAGTACATAGGATCCCAATATCCTCTCGTACCTTGCGCCCTTGTGGTAACCCCAGATATATCCATCGGAATGCACTTTGAAGCTCCAAAATCTGCTACCTTTGCCGTCAGAGTATCATCCAACAATATGTTAGCACTCTTGACATCCCTATGGATTATAGGGGTTGAAGCAGCCGAGTGAAGATATGCTAGGGATTTTGCTGCCTCAATGGCTATCCGCAACCTGTTCTCCCAAGACAATGATTTTGGTCCTTCTACATGAAGATGCTCGTAAAGGGTTCCATTAGATATGAACTCATAGACTAACATTGGGACTTCAGTTTCAAGGCAACAACCATATAGTTTAACAACATTTCTATGGTTGATTTGTGATAGGATAGCTACCTCATTGATAAACTCATTGATCTCCATCCGCACCACGTTTTTGGGTTTCTTGATGGCTACAATATGTTGGTTCgataaaatccctttgtaaacaATACCATGTCCCCCACCTCCAACGATGAGATCATTATCAAAACAATGTGTTGCCTTCTCTAGCTCTTCCAAGGTCATGATCATCCTTTCTGCAATACCAGCACTTTGGGATACAAACTGTTGCAATAATTGTCCGTGATTTTGTTGGAAGAACTTGCGCTTTAACATTTTAGCCCTCTCGTATTTTAGTTTCTTCATAATCAACAACCCAAGCAAAAACAGAAGTACGACTCCAGCTGCAGCAACAACAGCTCCTACAACGGCGCTCGTACCTGAAAGTATACACAATATAGTTACATGTTATTGTTCTACATTGACCGTAGTACATATAGCAGAAACGTTGTTGCGGTGTTGCTCACCTTTAAACTGTTTGCGGCGGCTGCCTAGAGGAGACAAGAAAAAGGGAGGGAGTATAAAATTAGAATATATAATCGTAGAGATAAGCAATAATGCAAATTAAGCTCGCGTATGTGCGCGAGATGCTTCCATGCTAACCTTTGCATCCATCCACGGTGTAAGGGTTGCCGTCGTAACCGTCACTACAATGGCATGAATAACCTCTGATCCTTGGTTTGCATAGGCTATTCTTGCTCCTACAGATGCCGGGACACATGGCATACTGGTGATGCCAACTCACATTGGGTGGCGCATGTGAGTTAATAGGTTGCAACTGCAATATTTCCCAGTCTAGAACAATTTGAACCTCCAACCTAGGAGCGAGATATTTTGTTGACAGTGACCGTGACAGCTGGGAGTATACCCAATGCTTGTTGAACCACCCTCCCTCTGCAATGAGTGCGTATGAATGTGGCAATGCCTCATCCCATACACTATTGGAGTCCATCCAATCAATCCAGAATTCACTAGGCATGCCGTCCCTAGACATGGTGATCCGGGCCTGGCAGCATCCATTGCCGTAGCAGTACTCACCGTTGTCATCGATATTGGGAGATGACCTTGCATCATAGGCTCTACTCTTGTTTGAGGAGCAGAAGGAGGAGCAACTACTAAGGATGGCCCGGTTATTGCCAGCACTGGACAACCCTGCCTGCACCCCGCAACCAATGACGATAAGCTCATTGCGAGTTGATAACGAGTAGGGCACACTGTCTGCATGGCTAATCCCAAAATCGATAACATTAACACTGGCTACCCCACCATAGATGCCATGCACTCGGTTGTTGTTGATGACTCGCACGGTACTGTTGTGGAGGGAGATGTCAACAACTTGAAGAGTGCCGAGCATCAGCCGTGCGGCGTTGTAGCTTGTGTCACAGGTGAGGTTGAACCCTGGCAGATAGCACTTGTGCGAGCCAATGCCGAATGGGTATGGCACACTCACGTTGCCACATAACCTGCTACAGCTATCTGCAGGTGCATATGCTTTGCCTGCATTAGTTTTTGAGGAATGACAATATGTTTCCCTACTCTAtgtattttaaaatttcaaaagtaTTCTACATGTACAGAGTGGAAAAAATTAAGGACAAGGCTAATACAAAAGCATTAATCCCATGTGGAAAGAAAACAAATTAAATAAAGGCTTCAGCCCATGATTGAACTCCGAGGTGGGATTTTCTCTTCACTCTACATCACAATTTCATCCCTAAATTTCTATGCAAACATTAATTAACCATAGTTATTAATTTGATCTAACATATATAAGTAGCATGCAAGCATCTCAATTAATCAGACTATATGCATGTACTCTAGCTACCAAAAACAATAAGAAAACAAAGGTACAGATATTAAATAAAAGTACATCCTATACTTAAATCAGATCAATATTTTCCTTTTATGTAGTGGGCACGTATATCTATACAAATTATTTTATAGGAAGAATAATGCATGCACACATGTAGATCAATACCATAACGAAGAGAAAGAAAACCGGAGATATATACAACATGATGGGCCAACAGTGATTATTGTTTGCCGACTGAACTTCTATTTTATTTATATAGTCCCTCTTTATTGTTGGATGCAAGTTGTCTCATCCTGAAGCTTGATAATTTTAGTAACATTCACACAACATGGACAATTATTTCTTGAATCAGGTGACTGCCCGAGACCAACATGGCGATAGCGAGAGCTTAAAAAGCTATATCGTGAAATTCTTTAAACATTATAAGGACAAGGACTACATACATATGCCCTACATTCCCATGTAATTCCTTCTCTACTTAGTAGTATACCAGTTTTGCATTTCTTAATGGAACTAGCTATGTGTGCTCACTTTTTTGATCTCATTTGCACATCAACCATGGATACTCATTAGGGTCATTTTGAGTGATACGTCTACATATTTTTTGGATTCCCAAATATCAGTTACCATTTTTATTCCAAAATATCAGATACTATACGACACTACAATGATAAAAAACATGCTTTAGTTGATGTATACTTCAACTTCTGTACAAGGGATCAGATGTAAGGACAAGGGGAACGAGAAATTGTAACACAAGTTTGACAACTAGGTCACACATCAAATGGAACATACTATCACATTGGGGTAATTTGTCCATATCAATCTGGAGGCAGAGCACGTTGTACATAGGGGTTGGGGCGTAAAATTATGGACTATGGAACTAGGACACGAGTCACCACCGATGGGTAACAGATCACGACAACATGTCAATAGTGGTAATTACATCAACTGCCTTACAAGTGTCATTACTGATGCATGACCTGCCAGTGCTAATACCATCGCACAGACAAGACTCCTGACCCATTAGTCACCATTGACAAAAACTTATTGACGGGTCTCCACCGACAATGTTATGGGCTTTTGACCTAAACCTGATCACGGGCAGCCTGGCATCCGAGCTAGGCTCAGGCTCGACTTTTCTGCCCAAATCTAGCCCGgaagccccccaaaaaaacctTTAAATGGccaaattttatttatttttcaaaaaTTAATTTTGTATAGTGTTGAAGTTGGCTTTTCATGAGTGGTGACGTGTTTTTTTTCTCTGTACTATTGGTGTGTTCTTTACCAGTGCATATATACTTTTGTATTGCATTACTGATTTTTTGTCGACATATATTCCAATAGAACTTGGCTGTAAAATTCTAACCATGGATAGTGGAGACTACATGTCTCGGTATCCTAAATGACTCACATTTGTGATGCGGGTGTATCATAGTGTAAATATGTTCAATATAAATTATGCCATGATCAATTGATAAATATATTTGAAATTGCTTGGCCAGCTAAAAAATCGATATATTCTAGTCCAGTAGCTTAGATGGTCCAATCCAAAATCCGCGACTTTTTTAGGAATTATTCTTGTCAATGTTTTTTAGTTTATCCTGAATGGTTTCATTGATCCTTTTTAATTCTATATGCACACTAAGTTTAGCAAACAATCATAGATGCTTTGATTTTCTCTTATTTTGTTTTTGAGTGGTTTCCATGCTATGCTAAAAATGAGGTTATAAGTTTACAATTCTAGATCCTTCCAACTACATATCATATATATAACTTTGTGTATCTAAATCTTTTGCAACTAAAGTGATACGTACTATTGTTTTAttaattattttgtttttgtaCCCATCCAGCATGCTAAACGTTTTATTTATATAGCTTGTAATTTTGAGTTTGCACATTTCCTAAAACTTATCATTAAGAATCTACATATCTTTAGAATTTGTATTATTTATTGCCCTTATAATTATTTTTCTTTACAAAACAAGAATAAGATTATAAACGTACACTTACGAGCTATATAATTTATGTATCATTGTTTCATATACTAAAATTATACCACTTTATTACCATAATATATTTGCAATCATAGTAAGATTGTTTTATCTTGGTTAAGCAGAGCTAGTTTTTTTTATCTtgatttgtttttttcttctgtttaggtaTATTTAGAATTATATTTTCATACTTACCAACTACATGTGAATTTGATTGATGGGAGATTACAAAGTCATTGCCAAGCACATTATAGTTATTGATATGGGTTTATTAGTCCAAAAGCTCTACCTTGGCGAAGTTGGTTGACATTTTATTAAATCTACTTTAGCTTTGTATGTTGATTTAACGACTACTTGGTAGTGGCACATTCGTTTCTAAATTTAAGTATTATTTATGTCTCTAATGTGCAACTTATGCAGTTTTACAATTGATCGTGTGCAACATATATTATAACTAATTTCATTTATAGTTGACCAAGGATCTGAGATCTCTAATATACTACTTGAGTTGTCATCTCAAAAGGTAAATGTGGAAGAAAGAAAAGGTGCTTACCTGTGAGGAGACTAAAGCAACCACCGGGCATGTAGGGGTCACCATGGGTTCCTTGTGGACACCGACACTGAAATGCACCATCCGTGTTGGTACATTGACCATAGCACCTATTGATTTGGAATTCT
This window of the Triticum aestivum cultivar Chinese Spring chromosome 5D, IWGSC CS RefSeq v2.1, whole genome shotgun sequence genome carries:
- the LOC123122647 gene encoding wall-associated receptor kinase 3 isoform X1; translated protein: MAHHTTFIFSAAAALLLILPPLSAGAAAAPAPVIGMPGCETRCGDMIVPYPFGMGSSYCYLPGFNLTCDWLSDPPRLLLGDGTLQVAEDIGYPSDATLAVVYAGNIQTDGNGHGRLGGGLGDGGPYALPPAGNQLVLVGCNVRATLRSGNLTLSSCSSFCHDGRTSYMKSGKSSLLCSGMGCCQAPIVVNREVGAGGKLVPITSYDVELESFGRNRSDGRRWPARVFVAKKGWFTTWSASKQLSSDLRAAVDMEVPFWLNWEVVDGDATGDTDQLQRSKECPRDAAGGICKSNHTRCTRGDRGGYLCFCKQGYQGNAYITNGCQDIDECKHAEFQINRCYGQCTNTDGAFQCRCPQGTHGDPYMPGGCFSLLTDSCSRLCGNVSVPYPFGIGSHKCYLPGFNLTCDTSYNAARLMLGTLQVVDISLHNSTVRVINNNRVHGIYGGVASVNVIDFGISHADSVPYSLSTRNELIVIGCGVQAGLSSAGNNRAILSSCSSFCSSNKSRAYDARSSPNIDDNGEYCYGNGCCQARITMSRDGMPSEFWIDWMDSNSVWDEALPHSYALIAEGGWFNKHWVYSQLSRSLSTKYLAPRLEVQIVLDWEILQLQPINSHAPPNVSWHHQYAMCPGICRSKNSLCKPRIRGYSCHCSDGYDGNPYTVDGCKGSRRKQFKGTSAVVGAVVAAAGVVLLFLLGLLIMKKLKYERAKMLKRKFFQQNHGQLLQQFVSQSAGIAERMIMTLEELEKATHCFDNDLIVGGGGHGIVYKGILSNQHIVAIKKPKNVVRMEINEFINEVAILSQINHRNVVKLYGCCLETEVPMLVYEFISNGTLYEHLHVEGPKSLSWENRLRIAIEAAKSLAYLHSAASTPIIHRDVKSANILLDDTLTAKVADFGASKCIPMDISGVTTRAQGTRGYWDPMYFYTGRLTEKSDVYSFGVVLVELLTRKKPFSYLSSNDESLVAHFVTLFEGAALFQILDPQVMEEGGKEVEKVASIAVACVKLTREDRPTMRQVELTLEGTRVSREDTSDNASPSTKVESNTGGSTRRHSMELEFRLSAEHPR
- the LOC123122647 gene encoding wall-associated receptor kinase 3 isoform X2, yielding MAHHTTFIFSAAAALLLILPPLSAGAAAAPAPVIGMPGCETRCGDMIVPYPFGMGSSYCYLPGFNLTCDWLSDPPRLLLGDGTLQVAEDIGYPSDATLAVVYAGNIQTDGNGHGRLGGGLGDGGPYALPPAGNQLVLVGCNVRATLRSGNLTLSSCSSFCHDGRTSYMKSGKSSLLCSGMGCCQAPIVVNREVGAGGKLVPITSYDVELESFGRNRSDGRRWPARVFVAKKGWFTTWSASKQLSSDLRAAVDMEVPFWLNWEVVDGDATGDTDQLQRSKECPRDAAGGICKSNHTRCTRGDRGGYLCFCKQGYQGNAYITNGCQDIDECKHAEFQINRCYGQCTNTDGAFQCRCPQGTHGDPYMPGGCFSLLTDSCSRLCGNVSVPYPFGIGSHKCYLPGFNLTCDTSYNAARLMLGTLQVVDISLHNSTVRVINNNRVHGIYGGVASVNVIDFGISHADSVPYSLSTRNELIVIGCGVQAGLSSAGNNRAILSSCSSFCSSNKSRAYDARSSPNIDDNGEYCYGNGCCQARITMSRDGMPSEFWIDWMDSNSVWDEALPHSYALIAEGGWFNKHWVYSQLSRSLSTKYLAPRLEVQIVLDWEILQLQPINSHAPPNVSWHHQYAMCPGICRSKNSLCKPRIRGYSCHCSDGYDGNPYTVDGCKGSRRKQFKGTSAVVGAVVAAAGVVLLFLLGLLIMKKLKYERAKMLKRKFFQQNHGQLLQQFVSQSAGIAERMIMTLEELEKATHCFDNDLIVGGGGHGIVYKGILSNQHIVAIKKPKNVVRMEINEFINEVAILSQINHRNVVKLYGCCLETEVPMLVYEFISNGTLYEHLHVEGPKSLSWENRLRIAIEAAKSLAYLHSAASTPIIHRDVKSANILLDDTLTAKVADFGASKCIPMDISGVTTRAQALESSLWNC
- the LOC123122647 gene encoding wall-associated receptor kinase 3 isoform X3 — translated: MAHHTTFIFSAAAALLLILPPLSAGAAAAPAPVIGMPGCETRCGDMIVPYPFGMGSSYCYLPGFNLTCDWLSDPPRLLLGDGTLQVAEDIGYPSDATLAVVYAGNIQTDGNGHGRLGGGLGDGGPYALPPAGNQLVLVGCNVRATLRSGNLTLSSCSSFCHDGRTSYMKSGKSSLLCSGMGCCQAPIVVNREVGAGGKLVPITSYDVELESFGRNRSDGRRWPARVFVAKKGWFTTWSASKQLSSDLRAAVDMEVPFWLNWEVVDGDATGDTDQLQRSKECPRDAAGGICKSNHTRCTRGDRGGYLCFCKQGYQGNAYITNGCQDIDECKHAEFQINRCYGQCTNTDGAFQCRCPQGTHGDPYMPGGCFSLLTDSCSRLCGNVSVPYPFGIGSHKCYLPGFNLTCDTSYNAARLMLGTLQVVDISLHNSTVRVINNNRVHGIYGGVASVNVIDFGISHADSVPYSLSTRNELIVIGCGVQAGLSSAGNNRAILSSCSSFCSSNKSRAYDARSSPNIDDNGEYCYGNGCCQARITMSRDGMPSEFWIDWMDSNSVWDEALPHSYALIAEGGWFNKHWVYSQLSRSLSTKYLAPRLEVQIVLDWEILQLQPINSHAPPNVSWHHQYAMCPGICRSKNSLCKPRIRGYSCHCSDGYDGNPYTVDGCKGSRRKQFKGTSAVVGAVVAAAGVVLLFLLGLLIMKKLKYERAKMLKRKFFQQNHGQLLQQFVSQSAGIAERMIMTLEELEKATHCFDNDLIVGGGGHGIVYKGILSNQHIVAIKKPKNVVRMEINEFINEKDQNHCLGRTGCG